Proteins from one Candidatus Omnitrophota bacterium genomic window:
- a CDS encoding restriction endonuclease, with amino-acid sequence MSRKNSKAEFVKWLGPLLDALRDLGDSGKPREVSNKIAENLSLPDDLLDEILKSGINKFHNQVAWARRYLVWEGLLDSSKYGTWKLTEEGKKTHLNDEEARNIFLKWVEIYQRARKEKESSKIIEDQEEKTPEEYQKETPADLLYTLQNLSPSGFEKICKELLREHGFDNVVVTGASHDGGIDGYGTLELNPFVSFKVIFQCKKYQGSVSRAQVGDFRNAMIGRAEKGIILTTGSFTSEAIKEANREGAPPIELVDGNKLIEMFEKVELGVNAKVVYEVDVEYFKKYIDE; translated from the coding sequence ATGAGCAGAAAAAATTCAAAAGCAGAATTTGTTAAATGGCTCGGGCCACTTTTAGATGCATTGCGAGATTTAGGGGATTCGGGTAAGCCAAGGGAGGTTTCAAATAAAATTGCTGAGAATTTAAGTTTACCGGATGATTTATTAGATGAGATTTTAAAATCAGGTATAAACAAATTTCATAATCAAGTGGCATGGGCAAGACGATACCTTGTTTGGGAAGGTTTGTTGGATTCTTCAAAATATGGAACTTGGAAACTTACGGAGGAAGGGAAGAAAACACATTTAAATGACGAAGAAGCAAGAAATATATTTTTAAAATGGGTTGAAATATATCAAAGGGCAAGAAAGGAAAAAGAAAGCTCTAAAATAATTGAAGATCAAGAAGAAAAAACTCCTGAAGAATATCAAAAAGAAACTCCTGCTGATTTACTTTACACATTACAGAATTTATCGCCGTCAGGATTTGAAAAAATATGCAAGGAATTATTGAGAGAACATGGTTTTGACAATGTTGTTGTTACCGGCGCATCTCACGACGGCGGAATTGATGGATACGGTACATTAGAACTAAATCCTTTTGTTAGTTTTAAAGTTATTTTTCAATGTAAAAAATATCAGGGTTCTGTATCTAGGGCGCAAGTAGGAGATTTTAGAAATGCTATGATCGGTCGGGCTGAAAAGGGGATAATTCTGACAACCGGATCTTTCACGAGTGAAGCGATAAAAGAAGCAAATAGGGAAGGTGCTCCGCCAATAGAATTAGTAGACGGGAATAAATTAATTGAAATGTTTGAAAAAGTAGAATTAGGGGTTAATGCTAAAGTCGTATATGAGGTTGATGTAGAATATTTTAAAAAATATATTGACGAATGA
- a CDS encoding HEAT repeat domain-containing protein — protein MRIIIALVLCTGLALAQQGGAENQFKLMKSTSPAVRREAVRDIGRMRQPSSVNILCEALENDADFGVRAMAAEALGNMRSKEAVPSLVKALNDKNRNVRSSAIVAFGYIRDKNSVQPLVEYLKKETDLGLRLSAVNVLGVIGSDEAGPALIEMLEGQNPRLSSVAAQSLGRMRYSQAAKPLMKVAAKSKEESSRIAAIKALGEVRNPEAVKTLEELLEKEKSQDVQYALVYSLAQLGSDKGFALALDAAKSENIETKRNGIRALGLMKQKTKEIENIVIEASKSENTGLKRDAEATASYLDIKLPPPEKTPSKK, from the coding sequence CGCCCGCCGTGCGCCGTGAAGCCGTCAGGGACATAGGCAGAATGAGACAGCCTTCTTCCGTGAATATTCTCTGCGAAGCGCTTGAAAACGACGCTGATTTCGGCGTGCGCGCCATGGCGGCGGAAGCTCTCGGCAATATGCGCAGTAAGGAGGCCGTTCCATCTCTGGTGAAGGCACTCAATGACAAAAACAGAAATGTCCGGTCGTCGGCCATCGTGGCCTTTGGTTATATAAGGGATAAAAATTCCGTTCAGCCGCTCGTGGAATATTTAAAGAAGGAAACTGACCTCGGTTTGCGCCTGTCGGCTGTCAATGTCCTGGGGGTTATAGGCTCCGATGAAGCAGGCCCGGCCCTGATAGAGATGCTTGAAGGCCAAAATCCCCGCCTGAGTTCCGTTGCCGCGCAGTCTCTCGGCAGGATGCGCTATTCACAAGCGGCCAAGCCACTGATGAAAGTTGCCGCTAAAAGCAAGGAAGAGTCTTCGCGTATCGCGGCCATAAAAGCCCTGGGCGAGGTAAGGAACCCCGAAGCCGTTAAAACCCTTGAGGAGCTGCTGGAAAAGGAAAAATCTCAGGATGTTCAGTATGCCCTTGTGTATTCTCTCGCTCAGCTGGGCAGTGACAAAGGTTTCGCCTTAGCCCTTGACGCCGCCAAATCGGAAAACATAGAAACAAAAAGAAACGGCATCCGCGCGCTCGGACTGATGAAGCAGAAAACAAAAGAAATTGAAAATATAGTTATTGAGGCATCAAAAAGCGAGAATACCGGGCTGAAAAGAGACGCCGAGGCAACGGCTTCTTATCTGGATATAAAGCTGCCGCCGCCCGAAAAAACGCCGTCAAAAAAATAG
- a CDS encoding FAD-binding protein yields MTEMQFKAELAKCEYCEERPCESACPANCSPFEFIMASKEGEAQDYLRAASAIMKSNPLGGVCGTVCPDRHCMAKCSHKDFDGSVKIPEVQAYIIQKAGELGGIPCFNKAKPKGEKIAVIGAGPAGLAAAAVLSQKGYQVAVFEKNRLPGGACNLIPAFRLDRKIIKTDIDFIKALGSIEIRTGQAVKEATDLLKKGYKAVISATGLWAPILPGIENQGKAVNVIDYLINPKKYKFAGKVAVIGGGASAVDCAVTAKKNGASKVEMFILETVSEMPLSAKERVELLENGIELTNRTSVTAIKTKSGKISGLTTVKVDLAAGKKFALKDLKTIPGTEQSRNDIKNVIIAIGTRAEKRFATAKGVFSAGDYANGPTTVVEAVASGKNAAEDAAAYLAGKKASKVKKDVKSTVEISGYEPLPVSLETDFFGRKINSPFLLSAAPPSDGYDQMKKAYEAGWAGGIMKTAFDGGGIHIPGEYMHTFNDTTYGNCDNVSGHTLTRVCGEVKKLVKEFPDRLTMASTGGPVTGNDKEDKKGWQANTKKLENAGVMGIEYSLSCPQGGDGTEGDIVSQNAALTARIIDWVMEVSDPKIPKLFKLTGAVTSIVPIARAIKEVFDKYPGKKAGITLANTFPVVDFRPGKKGKWDEAIVFGMSGEAVAPISYNNLVCAMPVGLSISGNGGPMNYKQASHFLAIGVKTVQFCTMPTKYGYGIYDELCSGVSYLMKQRGIKSMKDLIGIAQPNPITGFMDISPTKKISSLIDKEICLSCGNCARCPYQAISLDKDGFPEIDPAKCIGCSICTKKCFTGALEMRKRTPKEMKQLKED; encoded by the coding sequence ATGACTGAGATGCAGTTCAAAGCGGAATTGGCCAAATGCGAATATTGCGAGGAAAGGCCCTGCGAATCCGCTTGCCCGGCGAATTGTTCGCCTTTTGAATTTATAATGGCCTCGAAAGAGGGCGAAGCTCAGGATTATCTGCGAGCCGCATCCGCGATAATGAAGAGCAATCCGCTCGGCGGCGTCTGCGGCACGGTTTGTCCCGACAGGCACTGCATGGCGAAATGTTCGCACAAGGATTTTGACGGTTCCGTCAAAATACCCGAGGTGCAGGCCTACATAATACAGAAGGCCGGGGAGTTGGGCGGTATCCCGTGTTTTAATAAAGCGAAACCAAAAGGGGAAAAAATAGCTGTCATCGGCGCCGGGCCCGCCGGACTTGCCGCGGCGGCGGTGCTCTCGCAGAAGGGCTATCAGGTCGCTGTCTTTGAGAAAAACCGCCTTCCCGGCGGAGCCTGTAATCTCATACCCGCTTTCAGGCTGGACAGGAAGATCATCAAGACGGATATAGATTTCATAAAAGCGCTCGGAAGCATAGAGATACGCACAGGTCAGGCGGTGAAAGAAGCGACGGACCTGCTCAAAAAAGGTTATAAGGCCGTTATTTCGGCCACGGGTCTCTGGGCGCCGATTCTTCCCGGAATTGAAAATCAGGGCAAGGCTGTCAATGTCATAGACTATTTGATCAATCCGAAAAAATACAAATTCGCGGGCAAAGTCGCTGTCATAGGCGGTGGGGCATCCGCGGTTGACTGCGCGGTGACGGCGAAAAAAAACGGCGCCTCAAAGGTGGAGATGTTTATCCTTGAAACAGTTTCCGAGATGCCGCTGAGCGCCAAGGAAAGAGTAGAGCTCCTTGAAAACGGCATTGAACTGACCAACAGAACATCGGTGACGGCGATAAAGACAAAGAGCGGAAAAATTTCAGGGCTCACAACGGTAAAGGTCGATCTTGCCGCCGGCAAAAAATTCGCGCTCAAAGATCTGAAGACGATCCCCGGCACGGAGCAGTCAAGAAACGACATCAAAAATGTGATCATCGCCATAGGCACCCGCGCCGAAAAACGTTTTGCCACGGCGAAAGGAGTTTTCTCTGCGGGAGATTATGCCAACGGCCCCACGACGGTTGTCGAGGCTGTCGCTTCCGGAAAAAACGCCGCGGAAGATGCCGCGGCTTATCTTGCCGGCAAAAAAGCATCGAAGGTGAAAAAGGATGTTAAGAGCACCGTGGAGATCAGCGGCTATGAGCCGCTCCCCGTTTCTCTTGAGACGGATTTCTTCGGCAGAAAAATAAATTCACCGTTTCTGCTTTCTGCGGCCCCCCCGTCGGACGGTTATGACCAGATGAAGAAAGCTTATGAAGCCGGCTGGGCGGGCGGAATTATGAAGACCGCTTTTGACGGTGGCGGTATACACATCCCCGGCGAATATATGCATACTTTCAACGACACAACTTACGGCAATTGTGATAATGTGTCAGGGCACACCCTGACAAGAGTCTGTGGAGAGGTAAAAAAACTGGTAAAAGAATTTCCGGATAGGCTGACAATGGCTTCAACTGGAGGCCCTGTCACAGGAAACGATAAGGAAGACAAAAAAGGCTGGCAGGCCAACACGAAGAAACTTGAAAACGCCGGAGTTATGGGTATAGAGTATTCTCTTTCCTGTCCTCAGGGCGGCGACGGCACCGAGGGAGATATCGTTTCGCAGAACGCCGCGCTCACGGCCAGGATAATAGACTGGGTGATGGAAGTGTCAGACCCGAAAATACCGAAACTCTTCAAGCTCACCGGCGCGGTCACCTCTATTGTTCCGATAGCCAGGGCCATCAAGGAAGTGTTTGACAAATATCCCGGTAAGAAAGCCGGCATCACACTCGCCAACACTTTCCCCGTCGTGGATTTCAGGCCCGGCAAAAAAGGCAAATGGGATGAAGCCATTGTTTTCGGTATGAGCGGCGAGGCGGTGGCCCCGATAAGCTATAACAACCTGGTATGCGCGATGCCTGTGGGGCTTTCAATATCCGGCAACGGCGGGCCTATGAATTACAAACAGGCGTCTCATTTTCTCGCCATCGGCGTGAAGACCGTGCAGTTCTGCACGATGCCGACAAAATACGGCTACGGTATATACGATGAACTTTGCAGCGGCGTGAGTTATCTTATGAAGCAGAGAGGGATCAAATCCATGAAAGATCTCATAGGAATAGCCCAGCCCAATCCCATAACAGGTTTTATGGATATTTCACCGACGAAAAAAATATCGTCGCTTATAGATAAGGAAATTTGTCTCAGCTGCGGCAACTGCGCGCGCTGTCCCTACCAGGCGATCTCGCTCGACAAAGACGGCTTCCCGGAGATCGACCCCGCGAAATGCATCGGCTGTTCCATCTGTACGAAGAAATGCTTTACCGGCGCTCTTGAGATGAGAAAGAGAACTCCGAAAGAAATGAAACAGCTCAAAGAAGATTAA